In the Loxodonta africana isolate mLoxAfr1 chromosome 1, mLoxAfr1.hap2, whole genome shotgun sequence genome, one interval contains:
- the TPBG gene encoding trophoblast glycoprotein has protein sequence MPGGCSRSPAAGEGRLRLARLALVLLGWVSSSSPTSSASSSALSLVSAASTQPPLPGHCPPPCECSEAARTVKCVNRNLTVVPADLPPYVRNLFLTGNQLAVLPAGAFARRPPLAELAALNLSGSHLNEVRAGAFEHLASLRQLDLSHNPLVNLSPYAFSGSNASVSAPSPLVELMLNHILPPADKRQNRSFEGMVAAALRAGQALRGLRRLELASNDFLYLPRDVLAQLPGLRHLDLRNNSLVSLTYVSFRNLTYLESLHLEDNALKVLHNGTLAELQGLPHVSVFLDNNPWVCDCHMTDMVAWLKETEIVQGKSRLTCTFPEKMRDRVLLQLNSSDLDCDPILPPSLQTSYVFLGIVLALIGAIFLLVLYLNRKGIKKWMHNIRDACRDHMEGYHYRYEINADPRLTNLSSNSDV, from the coding sequence ATGCCTGGGGGGTGCTCCCGCAGTCCCGCTGCCGGGGAGGGGAGGCTGCGGCTGGCAAGGCTGGCGCTGGTCCTCCTGGGTTGGGTCTCCTCGTCCTCGCCCACCTCTTCAGCGTCCTCCTCGGCGTTGTCCCTGGTCTCTGCGGCGTCCACCCAGCCCCCGCTGCCGGGCCACTGCCCTCCACCCTGCGAGTGCTCAGAGGCGGCGCGCACTGTGAAGTGCGTTAATCGCAACCTGACCGTGGTGCCTGCGGACCTGCCCCCCTACGTGCGCAACCTCTTCCTCACCGGCAACCAGCTGGCAGTGCTCCCAGCCGGTGCCTTCGCCCGCCGGCCGCCGCTGGCCGAGCTGGCAGCGCTCAATCTCAGCGGCAGCCACCTGAATGAGGTGCGTGCCGGCGCCTTCGAACATCTGGCCAGCCTGCGGCAGCTCGACCTCAGCCACAACCCGCTGGTTAACCTCAGCCCCTATGCTTTCTCGGGCAGCAACGCCAGCGTCTCAGCCCCCAGTCCCCTGGTGGAGCTGATGCTGAACCACATCTTGCCCCCAGCGGACAAGCGGCAGAACCGTAGCTTCGAAGGCATGGTGGCGGCTGCACTGCGGGCTGGCCAAGCGCTGCGCGGGCTCCGCCGCCTTGAGCTGGCCAGCAATGACTTCCTCTACTTGCCCCGGGATGTGCTGGCCCAACTCCCTGGGCTCAGGCACCTGGACCTGCGCAACAACTCGCTGGTGAGCCTGACCTACGTGTCCTTCCGCAACCTGACATACCTAGAAAGCCTCCACCTGGAAGACAACGCCCTCAAGGTCCTTCACAACGGCACCTTGGCAGAGTTGCAGGGCCTGCCTCACGTCAGCGTCTTCCTGGACAACAATCCTTGGGTCTGCGACTGCCACATGACCGACATGGTGGCCTGGCTCAAGGAGACCGAGATAGTGCAGGGTAAATCCAGGCTCACATGTACATTCCCAGAAAAAATGAGGGATCGTGTCCTGTTGCAACTCAACAGCTCTGACCTGGACTGTGACCCAATTCTCCCCCCATCCTTGCAGACTTCTTATGTCTTCCTGGGTATTGTTTTAGCCCTGATAGGAGCTATTTTCCTACTGGTTTTGTATTTGAACCGCAAGGGGATAAAAAAGTGGATGCATAACATCAGAGATGCCTGCAGGGATCACATGGAAGGATATCATTACAGATATGAAATCAATGCAGACCCCAGATTAACAAACCTCAGTTCTAATTCAGATGTCTGA